The stretch of DNA AGGCAATCCGCTCTCAGCAACTATTTTATCAATGTGAGCATCTCCTTTCAAAAGAACATCAACTATTGGTTGAAATTTCTCATCAATTTCTCTTTGATAAGCCTTATCTCTTCTCTTTCTCAAATAAGGAATCTCCTCAAAAATATCTTCAAATTCAACAAGTGGTACAGCTCCCTCTTTTAAAAGCTTATTACTGCCTTTGCTAAATACAGAATCAATGTTGGCAGGAACTGCAAAAACGTCTCTTCCCTCATCAAGGGCGAAACCAGCAGTAATCAAAGCTCCGCTGTTTTCATTAGCTTCGACAACCACAGTAGCAACAGAAAGACCACTTATTATCCTATTTCTCCTTGGAAAATTCTCTCGTGAAGGTGAAGTGCCAAAGGGAAACTCAGAAATTAAAGCGCCACCTGAATCTACAATTATTTCTCTTAAACTGCTATTACCAGAAGGATAGTTAACATCTATTCCACAACCTAAAACAGCATAGGTAACGCCCTTTGACTCTACTGCCCCTTTATGGGCAGCAGTATCTATACCGTAAGCCAAACCGCTAATTACAGGCACACCGTTAGAACTTAAAAAAGATGCAAGCTGATAAGCTATCTTCCTGCCGTAAGAAGAACATCTCCTTGATCCCACAATAGAAACAGCCATACTATTATTAAAATCAAGTTTTCCTTTCACATACAAAACCGGCGGCGGTGACGATATCTTTTTCAAAATTGGC from Desulfurobacterium indicum encodes:
- the dprA gene encoding DNA-processing protein DprA, translated to METLYALAFYFKKGIGLKTIKKFIDKYGSFEAASKAEGLDLKGELLRAEKEIKTAEKLGVKLFPLTGKGYPPILKKISSPPPVLYVKGKLDFNNSMAVSIVGSRRCSSYGRKIAYQLASFLSSNGVPVISGLAYGIDTAAHKGAVESKGVTYAVLGCGIDVNYPSGNSSLREIIVDSGGALISEFPFGTSPSRENFPRRNRIISGLSVATVVVEANENSGALITAGFALDEGRDVFAVPANIDSVFSKGSNKLLKEGAVPLVEFEDIFEEIPYLRKRRDKAYQREIDEKFQPIVDVLLKGDAHIDKIVAESGLPYCEVITLLFELEAEGVVKSDGNRYFLIQGGNFEKGRD